In Channa argus isolate prfri chromosome 23, Channa argus male v1.0, whole genome shotgun sequence, the following are encoded in one genomic region:
- the rassf9 gene encoding ras association domain-containing protein 9 isoform X1, whose translation MAPFGKSFLKARLKHRFDGARGKVKGSPKSKDAEPVVGKEIQVTVCNEEKVICGVTKHTTCADMIQALLEDHKSIPESKRLLHGEPRDFCLVERWKGFERALPPLTRILRLWYAWGDQKPFIQFILVKTSDFVPQPAKKAGKPKGAKPKRWDHSGSQYQQSLPAEKQKRIVKKAFRKLEKLHKESKSDPGAEEIDRMVKLILNQDHTIREQIHQMRELQFEIERFEHQAQRESESEDSSPQAYGQSLEAHCEDQLQDYLYSGNGVQQLELQVQMHQELILQLSRDIDAELKAAKCPLNQNEDSEQEGAAAASWSPSEVDELFYCAELERLQDELKNSLFTGVSLHNQAAEIDKQLKYFDTTLVSKDQECWQLAAQLSSLQIGDSTEETSSPVPLQSETQCSVSQTVKLKHSLSPLDVTDTDSDTGISSTHSQDSLSPCLDFPPPLDTDV comes from the exons ATGGCTCCGTTTGGGAAAAGTTTCCTCAAAGCTCGACTCAAACACAG GTTTGATGGTGCTAGAGGGAAAGTTAAAGGATCACCAAA GTCGAAAGATGCCGAGCCTGTGGTAGGAAAGGAGATACAAGTTACTGTCTGCAATGAGGAGAAGGTCATCTGTGGAGTAACAAAGCACACAACATGTGCAGATATGATTCAGGCATTGCTGGAGGACCACAAGTCGATCCCAGAGAGCAAGCGGCTCCTGCACGGGGAACCTCGAGACTTCTGCCTCGTGGAGAGGTGGAAGGGCTTTGAGAGAGCTCTGCCTCCTCTTACCAGAATCCTGAGGCTCTGGTATGCGTGGGGGGACCAGAAGCCATTCATCCAGTTTATTCTGGTCAAAACCAGTGATTTTGTGCCCCAACCAGCGAAAAAGGCAGGAAAGCCCAAAGGGGCCAAACCAAAGCGATGGGACCACAGTGGCTCCCAGTACCAACAGTCTCTACCAGCTGAGAAGCAAAAGCGCATCGTGAAGAAAGCCTTCCGGAAGCTGGAAAAGCTTCACAAGGAGAGTAAGAGCGATCCGGGTGCTGAGGAGATCGACCGGATGGTGAAGCTCATACTTAACCAGGATCACACCATCCGGGAGCAGATCCATCAAATGAGAGAGCTACAATTTGAGATTGAAAGGTTTGAGCATCAAGCGCAGAGAGAATCCGAGTCTGAGGATTCATCGCCGCAGGCTTATGGTCAGAGTTTAGAGGCGCACTGCGAGGACCAGCTGCAGGACTATCTGTACTCCGGCAATGGAGTTCAACAGCTGGAGCTGCAGGTTCAAATGCACCAGGAGCTAATTCTCCAGCTGTCTCGAGACATTGATGCTGAGCTGAAGGCGGCTAAATGTCCCCTGAACCAAAATGAGGACAGTGAACAGGAAGGAGCGGCAGCTGCTTCCTGGAGTCCCTCAGAGGTGGACGAATTATTCTACTGTGCCGAACTTGAGAGGCTGCAAGATGAATTGAAAAACAGCCTCTTCACTGGTGTGTCCCTTCACAACCAAGCTGCAGAAATCGACAAGCAGCTGAAGTACTTTGACACAACACTGGTCTCTAAGGACCAGGAATGCTGGCAATTGGCCGCACAGCTGAGCTCGTTGCAAATTGGGGACAGCACAGAGGAGACGTCCAGTCCTGTCCCGCTGCAAAGCGAGACTCAGTGCAGCGTCTCACAGACAGTGAAACTGAAGCACAGCCTGTCCCCTCTAGATGTGACAGACACAGACTCAGACACTGGCATTAGCTCCACACACAGTCAGGACTCGCTGTCACCATGTCTCGACTTCCCTCCCCCACTGGACACAGACGTTTGA
- the rassf9 gene encoding ras association domain-containing protein 9 isoform X2: protein MAPFGKSFLKARLKHRSKDAEPVVGKEIQVTVCNEEKVICGVTKHTTCADMIQALLEDHKSIPESKRLLHGEPRDFCLVERWKGFERALPPLTRILRLWYAWGDQKPFIQFILVKTSDFVPQPAKKAGKPKGAKPKRWDHSGSQYQQSLPAEKQKRIVKKAFRKLEKLHKESKSDPGAEEIDRMVKLILNQDHTIREQIHQMRELQFEIERFEHQAQRESESEDSSPQAYGQSLEAHCEDQLQDYLYSGNGVQQLELQVQMHQELILQLSRDIDAELKAAKCPLNQNEDSEQEGAAAASWSPSEVDELFYCAELERLQDELKNSLFTGVSLHNQAAEIDKQLKYFDTTLVSKDQECWQLAAQLSSLQIGDSTEETSSPVPLQSETQCSVSQTVKLKHSLSPLDVTDTDSDTGISSTHSQDSLSPCLDFPPPLDTDV, encoded by the exons ATGGCTCCGTTTGGGAAAAGTTTCCTCAAAGCTCGACTCAAACACAG GTCGAAAGATGCCGAGCCTGTGGTAGGAAAGGAGATACAAGTTACTGTCTGCAATGAGGAGAAGGTCATCTGTGGAGTAACAAAGCACACAACATGTGCAGATATGATTCAGGCATTGCTGGAGGACCACAAGTCGATCCCAGAGAGCAAGCGGCTCCTGCACGGGGAACCTCGAGACTTCTGCCTCGTGGAGAGGTGGAAGGGCTTTGAGAGAGCTCTGCCTCCTCTTACCAGAATCCTGAGGCTCTGGTATGCGTGGGGGGACCAGAAGCCATTCATCCAGTTTATTCTGGTCAAAACCAGTGATTTTGTGCCCCAACCAGCGAAAAAGGCAGGAAAGCCCAAAGGGGCCAAACCAAAGCGATGGGACCACAGTGGCTCCCAGTACCAACAGTCTCTACCAGCTGAGAAGCAAAAGCGCATCGTGAAGAAAGCCTTCCGGAAGCTGGAAAAGCTTCACAAGGAGAGTAAGAGCGATCCGGGTGCTGAGGAGATCGACCGGATGGTGAAGCTCATACTTAACCAGGATCACACCATCCGGGAGCAGATCCATCAAATGAGAGAGCTACAATTTGAGATTGAAAGGTTTGAGCATCAAGCGCAGAGAGAATCCGAGTCTGAGGATTCATCGCCGCAGGCTTATGGTCAGAGTTTAGAGGCGCACTGCGAGGACCAGCTGCAGGACTATCTGTACTCCGGCAATGGAGTTCAACAGCTGGAGCTGCAGGTTCAAATGCACCAGGAGCTAATTCTCCAGCTGTCTCGAGACATTGATGCTGAGCTGAAGGCGGCTAAATGTCCCCTGAACCAAAATGAGGACAGTGAACAGGAAGGAGCGGCAGCTGCTTCCTGGAGTCCCTCAGAGGTGGACGAATTATTCTACTGTGCCGAACTTGAGAGGCTGCAAGATGAATTGAAAAACAGCCTCTTCACTGGTGTGTCCCTTCACAACCAAGCTGCAGAAATCGACAAGCAGCTGAAGTACTTTGACACAACACTGGTCTCTAAGGACCAGGAATGCTGGCAATTGGCCGCACAGCTGAGCTCGTTGCAAATTGGGGACAGCACAGAGGAGACGTCCAGTCCTGTCCCGCTGCAAAGCGAGACTCAGTGCAGCGTCTCACAGACAGTGAAACTGAAGCACAGCCTGTCCCCTCTAGATGTGACAGACACAGACTCAGACACTGGCATTAGCTCCACACACAGTCAGGACTCGCTGTCACCATGTCTCGACTTCCCTCCCCCACTGGACACAGACGTTTGA
- the nts gene encoding neurotensin/neuromedin N, protein MQAQLACMLLLCFTCGGLCTDVDQEQRALEEELLSSLFTSKSKQSAPYWRMSLANLCRMSSMRQEAWSSEEPEDGELTEGSLQLYNLQHICRALQSREERLLHGSLEYLEENSDAPLKRKSPYILKRQAGLTTKSRRPYILKRSTIY, encoded by the exons ATGCAGGCACAGTTGGCGTGCATGCTTCTCCTCTGTTTCACGTGTGGTGGACTTTGCACAG ACGTCGACCAGGAGCAGAGAGCTCTGGAAGAGGAGCTACTCAGCAGTCTCTTCACTTCCAAG AGTAAGCAGAGTGCCCCCTACTGGCGCATGTCACTGGCCAACCTGTGCAGGATGAGTAGCATGAGGCAGGAGGCATGGAGCAGTGAGGAGCCGGAGGACGGTGAGCTGACGGAGGGGAGCCTCCAGCTGTACAACCTGCAACATATCTGCCGGGCCCTGCAGAGCCGGGAGGAGagg CTACTGCACGGCTCTCTAGAATATTTAGAGGAGAACAGTGACGCTCCGCTGAAAAGAAAATCACCCTACATCCTGAAGAGACAAGCAGGGCTCACCACCAAGTCTCGGAGGCCGTACATCTTAAAACGGAGTACAATTTACTGA